The Edaphobacter flagellatus sequence GAAGCCCGACGTAGTGGTCGCTGGCGCGGATGAGGGTGTTGGGGTAGGTGGCCAGGAGCTTGTCGTAGGTGGGCTTGCGGGCGAGCGCGATAGCGTTGCCGTGAGTCTCGGGGCGGTAGCCCCAGCCGTCGAGGATGGTGAGGACAATCGGTTTTTTGGGCATTGCTTTGGTTCAGGATACCAAGAGTTTTTGGGGTGATGGTTGATGAGGCTGGGAGATGAAGACGCAGATCCTTCGAATGCGCAGCCTCGCTGCTCTGATCAGGATGACACTTTTGTAAAAACGCCAGATATTCGTGACTCTACATGCGAAATGCGGGGGTTCCTCGACTACGCAGCTACGCTGCTTCGCTCGGAATGACACGGTGGTGGGTTAGAGGAAGTGGAGGCAGGCGACGAAGGTGAGGAACGCGAGGAGGGCTCCGAGGATGACGTCGAGGGCGTAGTGGTAGCGGCCGATGACGGCTCCCAGGGAGATGGCTATGGCGATGCCGAGGAAGAGGAGGCCGATGGGGATGGAGGCGTGGAGAAGGACGAAGGCGACGGAGAAGGCGGAAGCAACGTGGGCGCTGGGGAAGGAGATGGCATGGATGCTTCCGTGCTGGAGAATCCAGCGGTTGAAGACGCGGCCTTTGTTGATCTGGGCAGGAGGCGGTGTTGCGGCGGGCTCGACGAGAGAGCGTGGCGGGTAGGCAGGGACGAAAGGAGTGATGGCATAGCAAAGGTACGTGGCGATGAGGACGACGAGCCAGAATCCGGCAACCTGGCTGCGGAGGTTGGCGAGGTAGAGGGAGAGGAGTCCGAGAGGGACGAGGGGATAGCAGGAGAGGTAGGCCATCTCCAGCAGGAAGCCGATGCCGGTGCGTGAGGTGCCGGACTGTGAGGCGATGGTGGGGATGAGGCGGTGGTCGAGGTCGAGGAGGCGTTGCTGGATGCGTGGGTTTGGCGCGAGGAAAAACTGTCCGGTCTGCCAGTACGGGATGAGGAAGAGTGGGACGGTGAGCCAGTCGCGGAGGATCGAGGCGGCTTCGGGTGGCAGTGCGCGGGCTATGAGGAGGGCGATGGCGAGGATGACGGCAGCGGCTAATGCGAGGGTTGTGATGTTGCGCTGGCGCTGGCGCGGGAGTGGAGTGAGCCAGGCGGCGAGGGCCAGCAGGAGGGAGAAGCCGAGCTGAATCCATTCGGAAGTACGCATCGCTGAGGCGTCCTCACTTCGATGGCTACCGCGATTCTATTGATATCACTTTGAGGATGGGTGGTCGAAGAAGTCAGGGAGAACCTGAGTGGCGGTGCCGAGGATGATGTCGTCGAAGGAGGCGGCGTTGGAAGGTTCTTCGGGGCCGATGTAGATGGTGCGGGTGCCGGTCTGGCGGGCGATGTGGACGAATCCGGCGGCGGGGTAGACGGAGCCGGAGGTGCCGACGACGAGGAGTGTGGTGGCGCGGTCGAGCTGGGCGTAGATGGATTCCATGTCGAGGGGGATCTCGCCGAACCAGACGATGTGTGGGCGGATGGGTGAGCCACAGGTGGTGCAGGTGGGGAGCGGTGCGGACTCGTAGAAGGCGCTGTCGGCGAAGGGCTGATTGCAACGAACGCAGCGGGACTGGAAGAGCGAGCCGTGCATGTGGTGGATGCGATGGGAGCCGGCGCGTTCGTGGAGATCATCGACGTTC is a genomic window containing:
- a CDS encoding SIR2 family NAD-dependent protein deacylase — protein: MKLSSTDRLFVLTGAGISAESGLATFRGSGGLWNGHRVEEVATPEAWDADPLLVWRFYSMRRRDALAVQPNAAHHALAQLEQQLGDRFYLCTQNVDDLHERAGSHRIHHMHGSLFQSRCVRCNQPFADSAFYESAPLPTCTTCGSPIRPHIVWFGEIPLDMESIYAQLDRATTLLVVGTSGSVYPAAGFVHIARQTGTRTIYIGPEEPSNAASFDDIILGTATQVLPDFFDHPSSK
- a CDS encoding phosphatase PAP2 family protein, giving the protein MRTSEWIQLGFSLLLALAAWLTPLPRQRQRNITTLALAAAVILAIALLIARALPPEAASILRDWLTVPLFLIPYWQTGQFFLAPNPRIQQRLLDLDHRLIPTIASQSGTSRTGIGFLLEMAYLSCYPLVPLGLLSLYLANLRSQVAGFWLVVLIATYLCYAITPFVPAYPPRSLVEPAATPPPAQINKGRVFNRWILQHGSIHAISFPSAHVASAFSVAFVLLHASIPIGLLFLGIAIAISLGAVIGRYHYALDVILGALLAFLTFVACLHFL